A genomic region of Methanobacterium sp. SMA-27 contains the following coding sequences:
- the gatC gene encoding Asp-tRNA(Asn) amidotransferase subunit GatC yields the protein MKIEKEAETILKKFSEALKDIPDLEETHYMVDNVNLSREDIAEDKNPEKILRNAHTDENGNIIAEKGKWVR from the coding sequence TTGAAAATAGAAAAAGAAGCAGAAACCATATTAAAAAAGTTTTCAGAAGCTCTCAAGGACATCCCTGATCTTGAGGAAACCCACTACATGGTGGATAATGTAAATCTTTCGCGTGAAGATATTGCAGAAGATAAAAATCCTGAAAAAATTCTGAGAAATGCTCATACAGATGAAAATGGCAATATCATTGCTGAAAAAGGAAAATGGGTCAGATAA